The Candida dubliniensis CD36 chromosome 2, complete sequence genome contains a region encoding:
- a CDS encoding hypothetical vacuole protein, conserved (Signal peptide predicted by SignalP 2.0 HMM (Signal peptide probability 0.997, signal anchor probability 0.000) with cleavage site probability 0.565 between residues 18 and 19;~1 probable transmembrane helix predicted for ZZZ1900 by TMHMM2.0 at aa 399-421) gives MKVSILTTSLLFILLTNGATILDDYFPKETPAPTPTLTTKSNPELHISPSINLFKRIREVIINKDYAKNQAAKTQSSSSTITPPPKWVRTLNDGKVEIVTPTIIEGVTFNAQPPTTTNGLEYWVSLKDDGSPKTIKPQMKNGQIKNGRPDYSTWFQTATTIVYNKEQLKAHNMADDEIFEEIKYIPESDLQDHLLNPIIRCTPDRYKKKGIGKDKSTEPFCTPKDDARLTKDKTYFITWYSRFFDENKVNKVRIHLSNIKESLKQKGLKKRQSQQNNNNKLIELIDKRSKVLEMGGKVEDFSFFSSDWISNDQGYYPLFIDENWFGSEYWKKILISIQPDNIPNDQFNFLENSIVVEIWKGVKVSKDHLIDLKKLEEKYSNRNMHDFEIDQGIDFEKYMIMMALPTCVLIFGIGMWLFVTINKIDLSNIKKRKFARENTTHKKIPFKSKKKINKDYDYDHLPQFNTELDELKHD, from the coding sequence ATGAAAGTATCAATATTAACAACTTCATTACTATTCATTCTTCTAACCAATGGTGCTACTATTCTCGATGATTATTTCCCAAAAGAAACTCCGGCACCAACTCCAACATTAACtaccaaatcaaatccaGAATTACATATTTCACCTTCAATAAATCTTTTCAAACGTATTAGAGAagttattatcaataaagaTTATGCTAAAAATCAAGCAGCTAAAACtcaatcttcttcttctacaaTAACTCCACCTCCTAAATGGGTTCGTACTTTAAATGATGGGAAAGTTGAAATAGTTACTCCAACAATCATTGAAGGAGTTACATTTAATGCTCAACCACCTACTACAACTAATGGATTAGAATATTGGGTATCATTAAAAGATGATGGATCACCTAAAACCATTAAACctcaaatgaaaaatggtCAAATAAAGAATGGACGTCCTGATTATAGTACTTGGTTTCAAACTGCTACTACTATTGTTTATAATAAAGAACAATTAAAAGCTCATAATATggctgatgatgaaatatttgaagaaattaaatatattccTGAATCAGATTTACAAgatcatttattaaatccaaTTATTAGATGTACTCCTGATagatataaaaaaaagggaattGGTAAAGATAAATCAACTGAACCATTTTGTACTCCTAAAGATGATGCAAGATTAACTAAAGATAAAACTTATTTTATTACTTGGTATTCAAGATTTTTCGATGAAAATAAAGTAAATAAAGTTAGAATTCATTTATCTAATATTAAAGAAAgtttaaaacaaaaaggattgaaaaaaagacaatcacaacaaaataataataataaattgattgaattaataGATAAACGATCAAAAGTTCTTGAAATGGGAGGGAAAGTTGaagatttttcatttttttcatcagaTTGGATTTCTAATGATCAAGGTTATTAtccattatttattgatgaaaattggTTTGGATCAGaatattggaaaaaaatattaatttcaattcaaccAGATAATATACCTAAtgatcaatttaattttttagaaaattCTATCGTTGTAGAAATTTGGAAAGGAGTTAAAGTATCAAAAGatcatttaattgatttaaaaaaattagaagaaaaatattcTAATAGAAATATGcatgattttgaaattgatcaaggtattgattttgaaaaatatatgattatgatgGCTTTACCAACTTgtgttttaatttttggtattggtaTGTGGTTATTTGTTaccattaataaaattgatttaagtaatattaaaaaaagaaaatttgcTAGAGAAAATACAACTCATAAAAAGATCCCTtttaaaagtaaaaaaaaaattaataaagattatgattatgatcATTTACCTCAATTTAATACTGAacttgatgaattaaaacaTGATTAA
- a CDS encoding conserved hypothetical membrane protein (this CDS appears as two separate CDS features in C. albicans;~3 probable transmembrane helices predicted by TMHMM2.0 at aa 270-292, 305-327 and 342-361), which translates to MRILSIDFPTSLFHSTTQGWNQTPPPHEIKNPTISIAHTLKNFLLWLIFINLINQYISNFKLYFGEIDIVLLLSNSLLFEPSPPPPLPPPTIGNVSSLSMIDINKFIINQDLENILRGIYIRNEDIYLNNINQTTILCQPIININNDNSIQILFIEKFFNDNQGYFNYQNLIKVDSILLQKFSNTKIKTNSNSIKKSDLIEQFLRIVLTRLYPRYFDHHIMNTNNNNNNNNNGDGDGDGDGDGDGDGDGEMIQSSLNIDKIVKKIRNSLIPIMIGKIGLLINSIILFLLYILLHCCPKILIWHYINLGSLYFINIINLGFILMILISKIQLKIYSTIKDFGYILIIFEFLSILSIMILFFYDHKSIMKRQLFVAYSCSSSIYSDDNDKPNMPKNNNNNNNNNNNDDDDDNGKEINGNNNLSNIVQPTPRPPLFPSSISPPLSYYNPEHQSAYSIKPKEQQQQQQQGQGQGQGQDQLHRISSIRAQSLQEQYSTPVPVSTPIINEQITNLKNDIDRRCITAPVQVVKKLDSTKLQQQHQQYQQNHHHQHHHHHHHHPGYLPNLKL; encoded by the coding sequence ATGAGAATCTTATCAATAGATTTCCCAACTTCTTTATTCCATTCAACAACTCAAGGTTGGAATCAAACTCCTCCTCCtcatgaaattaaaaatccAACTATTTCAATAGCTCAtactttaaaaaattttttattatggttaatatttattaatttaattaatcaatatatttctaattttaaattatattttggtgaaattgatattgttttattattatctaattcattattatttgaaccatcaccaccaccacctctaccaccaccaaccaTTGGAAATGTATCATCACTTTCTATGATTgacattaataaatttataattaatcAAGATCTTGAAAATATTCTTCGAGGAATTTATATTCGTAATGaagatatttatttaaataatattaatcaaaCTACTATATTATGTCAAcctattattaatataaataatgataattctattcaaattttatttattgaaaaattttttaatgataatcaaggatattttaattatcaaaatttaattaaagttGATTCAATCCttttacaaaaattttcaaatactAAGATTAAGactaattcaaattcaattaaaaaatccgatttaattgaacaatttttaAGAATTGTTTTAACAAGATTATATCCTCGATATTTTGATCATCATATTATgaatactaataataataataataataataataatggtgatggtgatggtgatggtgatggtgatggtgatggtgatggtgatggtgaaatgattcaaagttctttaaatattgataaaattgttaaaaaaattcgaaattctttaattcCAATTATGATTGGTAAAATtggtttattaataaattcaataattttatttttattatatatattacttCATTGTTGTCctaaaatattaatttggcattatattaatttaggttcattatattttattaatattattaatttaggatttattttaatgattttaatttctaaaattcaattaaaaatttattcaacaattaaagattttggttatattttaattatatttgaatttttatcaattttatcaataatgatattatttttctatgatcataaatcaattatgaAACGTCAATTATTTGTGGCATATTCTTgttcatcttcaatttattctgatgataatgataaaccCAATATGcccaaaaataataataataataataataataataataatgatgatgatgatgataatgggaaagaaattaatgggaataataatttgtcTAATATAGTACAACCAACTCCACGTCCTCCATTATTTCCTTCATCGATTTCTCCACCATTATCATATTATAATCCAGAACATCAATCAGCTTATtcaataaaaccaaaagagcagcagcagcagcaacagcaagGACAAGGACAAGGACAAGGACAAGATCAATTGCATAGAATATCTTCAATCCGAGCCCAAAGCTTACAAGAACAATATTCAACACCTGTACCTGTTAGTACaccaattattaatgaacaaataacaaatttgaaaaatgatattgatagaAGATGTATTACTGCACCTGTACAAgttgtaaaaaaattagattcTACtaaactacaacaacaacaccaacaataccaacaaaaccaccaccaccaacatcatcatcatcatcatcatcatccagGTTATTTACCAAACttgaaattataa
- a CDS encoding mitochondrial replication protein, putative (Similar to S. cerevisiae MTF1;~In S. cerevisiae: mitochondrial RNA polymerase specificity factor with structural similarity to S-adenosylmethionine-dependent methyltransferases and functional similarity to bacterial sigma-factors, interacts with mitochondrial core polymerase Rpo41p.) encodes MAIITRAKAFNPNLVGMFSHKIPYYYSRTHLCDPDACQSIIDKLDLKNKYNSSKLDIVDINPGYGLFSTMLNYELKPKNHILIENKERCVTSLSSIIDKLIEKTGNNGNFKLYNKDSFIWSTYTDLIENDKLIQPQIKSFDNFHDELLIIANWTGNKEESVIAQWIKCCGHRNWLMKYGKVRMIIFAPSTSAMKFLGEPGFRKRKRTGLKRDLFTDSKLIGILNSEKIPGLGYDPRVLIRDQPVLLEKSSAHKGGDYSIIELSPGKYTTEKIENIDHILSAIYLTNKKLIDILPTLAPGAMYMAKSLPKEILEKCPYEFTREDILKFSQVYEEWPFKPSIETQYSYDLSYS; translated from the coding sequence atgGCAATAATCACAAGGGCAAAAGCATTTAACCCTAATCTAGTGGGGATGTTTCTGCACAAGATACCCTATTATTATAGTAGGACTCATTTATGTGACCCTGATGCTTGTCAATctataattgataaattagatttaaaaaacaaatataatagTTCTAAATtagatattgttgatattaatCCTGGATATGGATTATTTTCAACCATGTTAAATTATGAATTAAAACCTAAAAATcatattttaattgaaaataaagaacGTTGTGTAACTAgtttatcatcaataattgataaattaattgaaaaaactggtaataatggtaattttaaattatataataaagaTTCATTTATATGGTCAACTTATactgatttaattgaaaatgataaactTATTCAACCacaaattaaatcatttgataattttcatgatgaattattgattatagCAAATTGGACTGGGaataaagaagaatcaGTTATTGCTCAATGGATTAAATGTTGTGGACATAGAAATTGGTTAATGAAATATGGTAAAGTTAGAATGATTATATTTGCTCCTTCAACATCAGCTATGAAATTTTTAGGTGAACCAGgatttagaaaaagaaaaagaacagGATTAAAACGTGATTTATTTACTGATTCTAAATTAATTGGAATTTTAAATTCAGAAAAAATTCCTGGATTAGGTTATGATCCAAGAGTTTTAATTCGTGATCAACCAGTATTACTTGAAAAATCAAGTGCTCATAAAGGTGGAgattattcaataattgaactTTCTCCAGGGAAATATACTACtgaaaaaatagaaaatattGATCATATTTTACTGGCAATTTATTTAACTAAtaagaaattaattgatattctTCCAACTTTAGCTCCAGGAGCTATGTATATGGCTAAAAGTTtaccaaaagaaattttagaaaaatGTCCTTATGAATTTACTCGTGAAGACATTCTTAAATTTTCTCAAGTATATGAAGAATGGCCATTTAAACCATCAATAGAAACACAATATAGTTATGATTTGTCTTATTcataa
- a CDS encoding vacuolar membrane zinc transporter, putative (7 probable transmembrane helices predicted by TMHMM2.0 at aa 15-37, 57-79, 127-149, 510-532, 547-569, 593-615 and 625-643;~Signal anchor predicted by SignalP 2.0 HMM (Signal peptide probability 0.013, signal anchor probability 0.983) with cleavage site probability 0.003 between residues 25 and 26;~In S. cerevisiae: vacuolar membrane zinc transporter, transports zinc from storage in the vacuole to the cytoplasm when needed; transcription is induced under conditions of zinc deficiency.;~In C. albicans: protein similar to S. cerevisiae Zrt3p, which is a transporter of zinc ions; predicted Kex2p substrate.) produces MIELFENLSQSWLLILISSSLCILGTLIILIDDIYYFCLPKFITSKFKIQIKQNYKFLNGSLAFSSGCLIFTSLYRLLPSANEYLSNNNNNNKHNSTIIEFKNQQQQQPEQQPEQQPDIVNHQWNQFILIFSYIIGILICLTFNYILHLLTSESVVHCNHGGDVNTAPTTENLDINGDLENQIGHDYHHHHHHHEDTLINDGYNGLERTITGETNNNNNNNNVTETTPLINNNKTKTKTKTKITKKRKSIIELILKHDDIEDGLGGECKGYSSAELCTFHNNNNNINNHHHHHHHLISNKLNNNECDSNISNECCDNYSEEHEEDEDEESDDNNNCDHSIHQIQQLHYCEIPTLSQELIEHNNNNNNVNVNTCLYPPILQESSKNDIDDSPNTINEYNGGSNYNNNNNNNGNDDDIDIDIDIDPLYSIHSKSSHSLHSHTHSHSHSHSHSHSHSKSHESHKIDHHHHINSPFSRLLTISIQTTLAITLHKLPEGFITFITTETNPQLGLSIFISLLIHNFTEGFSICLPLYYSMNNSIKFPKLKSILISSILGGLSQPLGAILGYLFLLHNNNNHNHRNDGDVDIDIDKLNRIFGITMAITSGFLTVISLSMYGSSVSFGGNINFVMTWCIIGISVIGITSILT; encoded by the coding sequence atgattgaattatttgaaaatttatcTCAAAGTTggttattaatattaatttcatcaagTTTATGTATATTAGGtacattaataatattaattgatgatatttattatttttgtttacctaaatttattacatcaaaatttaaaattcaaattaaacaaaattataaatttttaaatggTTCATTAGCTTTTAGTTCTGGTTGTTTAATTTTCACTTCTTTATATCGTTTATTACCAAGTGCTAATGAATATTTatccaataacaataacaacaacaaacataATAGCACTATTATAGAAttcaaaaatcaacaacaacaacaaccagaaCAACAACCAGAACAACAACCAGATATTGTGAATCATCAATGGAATCAATtcatattaatattttcataTATAATAGGaatattaatttgtttaacttttaattatatattaCATTTATTAACTAGTGAAAGTGTTGTTCATTGTAATCATGGAGGTGATGTTAATACTGCTCCTACTACTGAAAATCTTGACATTAATGGTGATCTTGAAAATCAGATTGGACATGactatcatcatcatcatcatcatcatgaGGATACATTGATTAATGATGGTTATAATGGATTAGAAAGAACTATAACAGGAGAGactaacaataataataataataataatgtgaCTGAAACTACtccattaattaataataacaaaactaaaactaaaactaaaaccaaaattactaaaaaaagaaaatcaataattgaattaattttaaaacatgatgatattgaagatgGATTAGGTGGTGAATGTAAAGGTTATTCATCAGCAGAATTATGTACTTTccataacaataataataatattaataatcatcatcatcatcatcatcatttaattctgaataaattaaataataatgaatgtGATAGTAATATTAGTAATGAATGTTGTGATAATTATTCCGAAGAGCATgaggaagatgaagatgaagagagtgatgataataataattgtgatcattcaattcatcaaattcaacaattacaTTATTGTGAAATTCCAACTTTATctcaagaattaattgaacataataataataataataatgtcaATGTCAATACTTGTTTATATCCACCAATACTACAAGAATCATCaaaaaatgatattgatgattcaCCAAATACcattaatgaatataatggtggtagtaattacaacaacaacaacaacaacaatggtaatgatgatgatattgatattgatattgatattgatccattatattcaattcattcaaaatcatcacATAGTCTTCATTCTCATACTCATAGCCATAGCCATAGCCATAGTCATAGTCATAGTCATAGTAAATCTCATGAATCTCATAAAAttgatcatcatcatcatataaATTCACCATTTTCTCGATTATTAACTATAAGTATTCAAACTACATTAGCTATAACATTACATAAATTACCTGAAGGTTTTATAACTTTTATAACAACAGAAACAAATCCTCAATTAggtttatcaatatttataagTTTATTAATTCATAATTTTACTGAAGGATTTTCAATATGTTTACCattatattattcaatgaataattcaattaaatttccaaaattaaaatcaattttaataagTTCAATTTTAGGTGGATTATCTCAACCATTAGGAGCTATATTAGGttatttattcttattacataacaacaataaccaTAACCATAGGAATGATGGtgatgttgatattgatattgataaattgaatcgAATATTTGGTATTACTATGGCTATAACTAGTGGATTTTTAACAGTTATTTCATTATCTATGTATGGTAGTAGTGTATCATTTGGTGGGAATATTAATTTTGTAATGACTTGGTGTATAATTGGTATTAGTGTTATTGGAAtaacatcaattttaacaTGA
- a CDS encoding mitochondrial outer membrane protein, putative (Similar to S. cerevisiae SAM37;~In S. cerevisiae: component of the mitochondrial outer membrane sorting and assembly machinery (SAM) complex; required for the sorting of some proteins to the outer membrane after import by the TOM complex.), translating into MLQLHVWGKDYEISIISPSCIASAILLNQILTPQNIEFEIIPSNNTNLSNINQLPILIDTITNKQYNGYNQIVEFIEWEYLLSNDCFKNLQEQEQKQKQKQEKLINKGLINLLINKFEYINQYNLYLNNKNYENYTRKLFSNYLPFPMMYNQPSKYYDQAKEQVKILGLSSKQKVGFFDFVNTNGNNEPRSGSELELEVAQTELFNDELSDEEDIEGNIAISSLHERQLLKKSKSKQVLKESRNSMRCLILINQYIEKFKEIFHLQQQQQDQQNEDKEFGFIFNNLKPSSSEILFYGYIFCLINENIPDRFIFNYLKLKHKYILKFVEKFINNNKINENKFRNPIGKEIPNLINEIKYWIGTIDY; encoded by the coding sequence atGCTACAATTACATGTTTGGGGGAAAGATTatgaaatatcaataatttcaccATCATGTATTGCTTCAgctattttattaaatcaaattttaactccacaaaatattgaatttgaaataattccatcaaataataccaatttatctaatattaatcaattaccaatattaattgatactattactaataaacaatataatggttataatcaaattgttgaatttattgaatgggaatatttattatcaaatgattgttttaaaaatttacaagaacaagaacaaaaacaaaaacaaaaacaagagaaattaattaataaaggattaattaatttattaataaataaatttgaatatattaatcaatataatttatatttaaataataaaaattatgaaaattATACAAGAAAGTTATTTTCTAATTATTTACCATTCCCAATGATGTATAATCAACCATCAAAATATTATGATCAAGCAAAAGAACAAGTGAAAATATTAGGATTAtcatcaaaacaaaaagttgGTTTTTTCGATTTTGTTAATACAAATGGGAATAATGAACCAAGATCAGGATcagaattagaattagaagTGGCACAAActgaattatttaatgatgaattaagtGATGAAGAGGATATTGAAGGTAATATTGCTATTAGTTCATTACATGAAAGacaattattaaagaaatcaaaatcaaaacaagtattaaaagaatcaaGAAATTCTATGAGatgtttaattttaattaatcaatatattgaaaaattcaaagaaattttccatttacaacaacaacaacaagatcaacaaaatgaaGACAAAGAGTTTggatttatatttaataatttgaaaccTAGTTCTAGtgaaattttattttatggatatattttttgtttaattaatgaaaatatacCTGAtagatttatatttaattatttgaaattaaaacataaatatattttgaaatttgttgaaaaatttataaataataataaaataaatgaaaataaatttagaAATCCTATTGGGAAAGAAATaccaaatttaataaatgaaattaaatattggaTTGGtacaattgattattaa
- a CDS encoding mRNA 3'-end-processing protein, putative (Similar to S. cerevisiae RNA14;~In S. cerevisiae: cleavage and polyadenylation factor I (CF I) component involved in cleavage and polyadenylation of mRNA 3' ends; bridges interaction between Rna15p and Hrp1p in the CF I complex.) — protein sequence MFIPQNKSKRLSLDKIGQLEDDLELNPLDYNKWQKLIDQLIIKDNQEQVRKTFNKYLKIFKFDGNSWCKYIKYELNRDEKEKVENLFQQCLSITDNVELCRLYVDYVRSVTDFITGGEKARSIVIQAFEFAINKVGIDITSESLWQDYIEFLQNWNPNANWEQQQKIDLIRKVYKKFLTIPTENIEMNWSKYTKWENELNPITASKFISEKSSEFMLARSWNTEFNRITDKNLNRNLNPGDHNDENIIKQLKYWFKWLELEKQNKLELKDEIVNDKRIQYVYKQATYALPFIPEIWFQYIKYLLNQNEEGNLQESIRLLKEGGLVLNPKSMLLTFQLAELYERDNSFNNAKIVFKNLIDGLQKDYNSVTNQIVELKQRIDPTTTTTTTTTTTTTNEENNEEQDGDKNGKDQIQKLNVNVNHNTVDQNGTNEEEEVSIKLPQVYRISLADSKQLLTFENEQKRLSNAITLTYIKFMIASKRSQGIKEARNVFKQARKFINIGYEIFIESALLEHYSDKKSTALKIFDLGKKNFPTNGKFLLNYLNYLIMINDIDIMRTIIQSSDTNFTKEISNLQEELKLINLDPITRKKIEKKIILLKKYLKKLYKKYILFTSKFLSLDITHSFTKKCEQLFPNDDPIDLFTDRYKLDNINIIKKNELSKYDGGFQNGKRIINDYNDYEEEKEEEDDYDDDDEEDEDELQQRFKRRKLSYNNSNSNGGGGGGSSFSFNEEESKSAVKNIEESKSRIEQEDEIINKSKESFVGPSIIALMTALPNASYFGLPSESVFNSEKLVTLFANLSNIPTTIE from the coding sequence ATGTTTATCCCTCAGAATAAGTCTAAACGACTTTCTCTTGATAAAATTGGTCAATTAGAAGATGATTTAGAATTGAATCCATTAgattataataaatggcaaaaattaattgatcaattaataattaaagaTAATCAAGAACAAGTTCGGAAaacttttaataaatatttaaaaatttttaaatttgatggtAATTCATGGtgtaaatatattaaatatgaattaaatcgtgatgaaaaagaaaaagttgaaaatttatttcaacAATGTTTAAGTATTACTGATAATGTTGAATTATGTCGATTATATGTTGATTATGTTCGAAGTGTTACTGATTTTATTACTGGAGGAGAAAAAGCTCGATCTATAGTGATTCAAGCATTTGAATTTGCCATTAATAAAGTTGGTATTGATATAACTAGTGAAAGTTTATGGCAAgattatattgaatttttacaaaattGGAATCCTAATGCTAATTgggaacaacaacaaaaaattgatttaattagaaaagtttataaaaaatttttaactATACCAAcagaaaatattgaaatgaaTTGGTCTAAATATACTAAATGggaaaatgaattaaatccTATTACAGCATCAAAATTTATATCAGAAAAATCAAGTGAATTTATGTTAGCTCGATCTTGGAATACTGAATTTAATCGTATTACTGATAAGAATTTAAATCGTAATTTAAATCCTGGTGAtcataatgatgaaaatattattaaacaattaaaatattgGTTTAAATGGttagaattagaaaaacaaaataaattagaattaaaagaTGAAATTGTAAATGATAAACGTATTCAATATGTTTATAAACAAGCTACTTATGCTCTACCTTTTATTCCAGAAATTTGGTTCCaatatattaaatatttattaaatcaaaatgaaGAAGGTAATTTACAAGAAAGTATTCGTCTTTTAAAAGAAGGTGGACTTGTTTTAAATCCTAAAAGTATGCTTCTTACATTTCAACTTGCAGAATTATATGAAAGagataattcatttaataatgcCAAAATTgtgtttaaaaatttaattgatggtTTACAAAAAGATTATAATTCTGTGACTAATCAAATTGTCGAATTAAAACAACGTATTGAtcctactactactaccacaacaacaacaacaacaacaacaacaaacgaagaaaataatgaagaacAAGATGGAGATAAGAATGGTAAAgatcaaatccaaaaacTTAATGTTAATGTTAATCATAATACTGTTGATCAAAATGGAactaatgaagaagaagaagtatcAATCAAACTTCCTCAAGTTTATAGAATCTCATTAGCTGATTCCAAACAATTATTGacatttgaaaatgaacaaAAACGTTTATCAAATGCAATTACTCTAACttatattaaatttatgATAGCTAGTAAACGTTCACAAGGAATTAAAGAAGCTCGTAATGTTTTTAAACAAGcaagaaaatttattaatattggttatgaaatatttattgaaagtGCTTTATTAGAACATTATTCtgataaaaaatcaactgctttaaaaatttttgatcttggtaaaaaaaattttcctACTAATGggaaatttttattaaattatttgaattatttaattatgattaatgatattgatattatgAGAACAATTATTCAATCATCTGATACTAATTTTACTAAAGAAATTAGTAATTtacaagaagaattaaaattaattaatttggATCCAATAactagaaaaaaaattgaaaaaaaaatcattttattgaaaaaatatttgaaaaaattgtataaaaaatatattttatttacatcaaaatttttatcattagaTATAACTCATAGTTTTACTAAAAAATGTGAACAATTATTTCCAAATGATgatccaattgatttatttactGATCGATATAAATTagataatataaatattataaagaaaaatgaattaagTAAATATGATGGTGGGTTTCAAAATGggaaaagaattattaatgattataatgattacgaagaagaaaaagaagaagaagatgattatgatgatgatgatgaagaagatgaagatgaattacAACAACGATTTAAACGACGTAAATTATcttataataatagtaatagtaatggtggtggtggtggtggttcatcattttcatttaatgaagaagaatctAAATCAGCTgtgaaaaatattgaagaatcaaaatcaagaattgaacaagaagatgaaataattaataaatctaaaGAATCATTTGTTGGACCTTCAATTATTGCTTTAATGACAGCATTACCAAATGCTTCTTATTTTGGTTTACCTTCTGAAAGTGTATTTAATAGTGAAAAATTGGTGACTTTATTTgccaatttatcaaatattccTACTACAATAGAATAa